GTTAATATGGGTGCAGGATACGGCGGCGGCTTCGCGTTAATTGTCGTGTTATTCATTCTGTTAATCATCGTGGGTGCAGCTTGGCTTTAATTTCTGATTGACGAGTATGGGGGGACAAAAACCCCCGTACTTCGAGAGCCATGATGTTAAAGCAAGTTCTAAAAGCAGAAAGGAGGAACCTCAATGTCTGGAGGAGGACATGGATATGGCAGCGGCTTCGCTTTGCTCGTTGTCTTGTTCATTCTGTTAATCATCATCGGTGCTTCTTGGCTGTAAGCACATATGGGCAATGCTTTCTGCATGCCTTAATTGAAGGCTAATTTAAAACTCGAAATAAAAAGCGGTGAGGGAAACCTCACCGCTTAATGTATGTCCAGCTCAAGCGACTCGTGTGGCTGGGGCTGGAGCTTTTTTATGTAGTCACGTATACAAGATTTCAACAAAGGATGAAATCAGCAAAATTGTAACTA
The window above is part of the Mesobacillus jeotgali genome. Proteins encoded here:
- a CDS encoding YjcZ family sporulation protein, encoding MSGGGHGYGSGFALLVVLFILLIIIGASWL
- a CDS encoding YjcZ family sporulation protein; protein product: MGAGYGGGFALIVVLFILLIIVGAAWL